The window GACAGCTGAGCCGGCTGCTGCCAGTACAAATCCTAGTTTAGAGCTCCACTGCCCTCTTTCTTGCGATGTAGGCGCCATGAACGCTACCTGTATGTTGGTGGGTTGAATACGTAAGGGTAATTCTTCGGCACATCCCATCCCTATGCCCCATATTACCAGCACGTTACGGTAAAATCAAGAGACGAAGGAGGAGGAATATTGAATAACGAAGAAGGAATGCTGAATATCGAAGCACCATCACTTCGTCATTCAGCATTCCTTCTTCGTTATTCTGCGGTTCAATTGCCGCGGTAGAAAGGGCCGTACGCTTTTATCAGCTGGTCTGTGCTACAAAATCGGCTTCAAACAGCGCAGTTTTGAGGCGCTCCTGCGCTTGGGCTGCTGCAAGGGCTTGCAGGAAATCGATGCGTTCATCCAGTTCGAGCCGGCTGAAAATGGCCGGTCCATTCAGGCCCAGGATATCGCGATGTGGGGTAGTTAACGGTGTTTCATTGGCTGACCAGAGCTGTTCACGCATCTTTTCGCCAGCCCGCACGCCGATAAATTTAATGGGGATGTCTTTCTGCGGTGCCAGTACATCAATCATGCGCTGGGCAAGCGTCAGAATTTTCACAGCAGGATCCATCCGCAAGGTAAACACGGGCGCAGTACTGTAAAGCAATGTCTGCAGAATCAAACAGCAGGCGTCGTCAACGCCCATGAAAAAGCGTTCCATGTCAGCATGGGTTACCGTAACCGGACCACCCTCCAGTATCTGCTCGATAAACGTTGGTACGACACTGCCCAGGCTCCCGAACACATTACCAAAACGGACGGTTTTGGTTCGCATGGTGCCATTGGCAGCTCGAACATACCATTCCGTGAGGCGCTTGGTTGTACCCATTACGCTGCTTGGGTCGACCGCTTTATCTGTCGAGATAAAAATGAACTGCTCAACGCTGTGTTGTTCAGCAGCCCTGAGCAGGTTTACAGACGCGAGGGTGTTGTTTTCAAAAGCCTGCACGGGATGGAATTCCATCATCGGTACGTGTTTGTAGGCTGCTGCGTGGAAAATCACCTGGGGTGCGTGTTCATCGAGCAGTTGATCAACGGCAGTGGTGTGGCGAACATCAACCAGTTTGAAAACGAGTTCAATATCGGGATTGTGTTTACGGAGCGACTGTTCAAGGCGGAAAAGATGGAATTCGCTAAAATCAACAAGGATCAGTTTGGTCGGCTTCAGGTCTAGCAGTTTTTTTGCTAAGACGCGGCCAATTGACCCTCCTGCACCGGTAAGCATCACACACTGCTTGCGCAAATGTGCGCGCAATGCATCAACATCAACCTGCGCCGGCGCACGGTCCAGCAGGTGCTCGATGCGCAAAGCCGACGGGGCCAATGGGTGAAATGAAGAGCCTTCGTGATGTAACATCAGTGCTTCCGGGAGTCGAACAATAAAAAATGAATGGAAAAACGCACAGGTAAAACGCCCTGCGTCTTCTCTTTTTATTACGTCAGGTTTTTACGACGTCAGAAAATGAATCAAAACCCATACCGAACTATGTCAACTCTCCTTGCGGCAGTGCACATTGACGAAGAATGGTTTCCAGTTGAAGGGCCATTTTCGAGCGGTCAAACAGCTCGGCAGCGATTGTAGATCCGTTTTTGCCGGCTGTAGAAAGCAACCCGGGATCGTCTATCACATTTTCTATACAACGAACAAGTGCTTCAGGTTCTTCCCAAGGTGCGTACCACCCGCAGTTGTGTTTTGCGACAAATGCCCGTGTCCATCCCGGATTGGTGACAATAACCGGTGTACCTGCTGCGAGGCTATCAAAAAACTTCGCTGGCGAGTTGGTTGCAAGAACCGGCAGATTGATAAAGGATACCAGCGATACCGTAGCTGCACGAAACCAGTCGAAAACCTGGTGTCGGGGCGCTGCTTCTATCAAACTCAAGTTCTGTTGTGCCGCAACAGCCCTGCGTATATGCGCCTCAAAGAAGCCACTGCCCAGCAATACAAAATGTATGTCTTCTCGGTGTTGCAGGGCGCTGCTGGTTTCAAGTATCTGCGGTATTGCATTGGCGCGTCCGAGGGTGCCGGCATACAGCACTATTTTTTTGCCGGCAAGGCCATGGGCCTGGCGTAACGCATCTCCGGCAGTGGTATCTGTGGTGTTGGCAAAGTTCAGGTCCGTACCGTTAAGCAAGACCGAGATTTTGTCATCGCCGACCCCTTTCTCTGCGATGTGTGACGCCATGTCTGGCGAGAGGGCAATATTATGTGCGGCACCACTGTACAGATTTTCTTCAATTTTGTAGAGGCGCCGGCGCAACCAACCGTGTTTGATGGCTCCCATTTGAATGGGGAAATCCGGCCAGAGGTCACGGACTTCGAAAACCCACGGAATGCGGCGAAAACGGGCAACTTTTGCAGCGGCCCATGCTGCAGTGAGCGGAGTTGAGCTACCGATGATGACATCAGGTCGGTCAATTTTAAGCCCTTGCCAGAAGGCTTTCCACATGTAGCCGGCGTAAGCTTTTAACCGGGCAGCGTTGCCCATGGCATTTTCGTATGGCACGGCAAGTTGATGCACTTCTACCCCGGGTGGTGCCCACGCAAAGTTGTTTGTTTGCCTTTTCTTCTGCCAGATATCCGATGTAATGATGCTGACGCGGTGATTTTTACTCAACGCCTTTACAAACTGGAAATGCCGGCCACTGGCTGCACAATCAGGATTATGGTAATACTGATAAAAAAGCAGAATATGCATTGGGTGCTGGCTGGAAATCCGGGCGATGGTTGGAATCAGATCGGCGACTCAACAGGCAACTCTTCAGCGCCCACAAAATCAACATTTTGACCACGGGGGCCGTAGGTGTTCTCTTTGCCGTTCAACAGGCTAAACGGCGTGCGCAATAAGATGCTGGTGTCCTTAATCAGGTTGGCCTGTTCGATATATTCAACATCCAATTGAATGCGTTGCGGCCAGTCGATGGCGTTTCTGCCATGGATTTGGGCCCAGC is drawn from Bacteroidota bacterium and contains these coding sequences:
- a CDS encoding polysaccharide biosynthesis protein — encoded protein: MLHHEGSSFHPLAPSALRIEHLLDRAPAQVDVDALRAHLRKQCVMLTGAGGSIGRVLAKKLLDLKPTKLILVDFSEFHLFRLEQSLRKHNPDIELVFKLVDVRHTTAVDQLLDEHAPQVIFHAAAYKHVPMMEFHPVQAFENNTLASVNLLRAAEQHSVEQFIFISTDKAVDPSSVMGTTKRLTEWYVRAANGTMRTKTVRFGNVFGSLGSVVPTFIEQILEGGPVTVTHADMERFFMGVDDACCLILQTLLYSTAPVFTLRMDPAVKILTLAQRMIDVLAPQKDIPIKFIGVRAGEKMREQLWSANETPLTTPHRDILGLNGPAIFSRLELDERIDFLQALAAAQAQERLKTALFEADFVAQTS
- a CDS encoding glycosyltransferase family 4 protein; protein product: MHILLFYQYYHNPDCAASGRHFQFVKALSKNHRVSIITSDIWQKKRQTNNFAWAPPGVEVHQLAVPYENAMGNAARLKAYAGYMWKAFWQGLKIDRPDVIIGSSTPLTAAWAAAKVARFRRIPWVFEVRDLWPDFPIQMGAIKHGWLRRRLYKIEENLYSGAAHNIALSPDMASHIAEKGVGDDKISVLLNGTDLNFANTTDTTAGDALRQAHGLAGKKIVLYAGTLGRANAIPQILETSSALQHREDIHFVLLGSGFFEAHIRRAVAAQQNLSLIEAAPRHQVFDWFRAATVSLVSFINLPVLATNSPAKFFDSLAAGTPVIVTNPGWTRAFVAKHNCGWYAPWEEPEALVRCIENVIDDPGLLSTAGKNGSTIAAELFDRSKMALQLETILRQCALPQGELT